GGAAAGGACTGGTTGTTAAAGCTTTGTAGTTAGCCCAGAGTTGGGTTGGGGGAGTGGGAGCTGAAGAGCAGAATGTGTGGGTCTTCTGAGCTCCCAGAGGGAGGAGGCGATAGTGAAAAGATGGGGAGCTGGGGTACATCAACATCACCTGAAAAGTGCTGACAAGGGTTAGATGAGAGAGTGCTGGATGGACTAGGTGGATCCATAgtaaaaaggggagagggaatggGGGATTAGGAAGTCCCCGGAAAGAGATCAGATGGAAGGGGGATGTGAAACTGGAGGAGGGAGCCCCGGTGGGAggagacgggggggggggggggggggggggcagtgtcGGGGTCCCACCCAAGCATCATCTGTTAGTGCTACAATAAAAGTAAAAGCTGGCTCTGCCTTAGTCTGCCTCTCCCTCCGGCCTCGGGCGCGGGGTCACATCTGCCCAACCCACAAATGCCCACACTCCTTTGATGTTCAGCTCTGCACATGGTCCTTCAGCTCCTGCCAAGGTCCTAGGTTAAATATAGTGTAGCTTCTGGGCATCGCTCGGGCCAGAGTACAAGGACAAAGCTGTAAACAGAGGCAGCTGCctgcttccccttctcccccccatcccttcccccctGCAATCCACACAGGCAGAGAGTGCCAAGAGTCCAGAAAAAGGAGTGCAAAGACTGCTCCCAAAGAACTGATGTTATCGTTGTCCGTGGTCaagctggggaggggaggggaggggaggcagagGTCGAGGACCCCGACTCCCAGTTCTAGTTCTTAAGGGAAGCCTCAGGAAGTTGGAGGTAGATATTTGGGGCTCCTCTGGGAGCCCCGCTATGTCCCGATCCCACAAACGCAGGGGACCTGAGGGCACAGGGGTCTGCCCCTGCTCCGATGTCATGGTGGCTCATGTCCCAACCGTGGAGGGCGGCAGGAAGAAAATGTTCtcactccttcccccaccccagccGCAGTGAATCTCCCATCTACCCCCAAGCAACCGCTGTTCTGGCCCTACACAGTGCAGGAGGCAGGTGGgtaggagggagacagaaagtcTGAGCCCTGGAGAGGGACTCTTGGGCACAAGGTAGGGTAGGAAAGGCTAATCTGAGTGCTCGGGAGGCACAACTCCTCAGAGGAGGGTgagtaaaagggaaagaagattGTACtaaagtcagaaaacctgggttcctTCCATTTCCAACCGAGCTGTTTACTAACTGTGTGGCTGTGTGCAAAAGTATTTCCCCTCTCTTGATCTCAGTTATCTTGTCTGTAAAACTGAAAGGGTTTGGACTACCTcgatctctaaggtccttctaaatcctatgatcctgcCTGGACAAAATATGCCTTCTCTCCCTCCTAGGCAGGAGGGAAATTGAGCTGTGACTAGTGGGAGACACTGGAAGGCCACGTCCCTACGGGAGATCGGAAGCCTCAGAGAAGAGACCCAGCATCCGGGCTCTGCATTAGGAACATAAGCATTTGTTCACAATTACAATGAGGCACTAGCCATCCCCCCAGAGAATGCCTTTTCTTGGCTCCCTGCAGAGTCTCTCTGTCCATGGTGGTCCctgcctctcctcctccttccccaagaatATGGAAGAACCcaggattttttctcttttcctggcCTCTTATCACTTGTCTCCCCAGAATCCTCCAGTCCATCCCCAGTTGGCTACTGATGAATTGGAGTGGCCAGGGTTCCACCCTCCTGTTCCGGCTGGCTGGAACAGAACCTTCTGCCCTCAGTTCCACCCCTATGCCCCTTCCAACCCATGTTCAGGACTAGATAAGTGCATCTGAGCGGAGGGGCCCGGGGGCCTGCTAACTGTATTAACTCTCAATCCTCGGCTTTGGCAGGCCTTGGTTATCCTGCTGACTTCCCTATCATAATAGCCATCGAAGGGCAGGGGGAGGTGGATAAGGAGACACCACTTGGCCAGCCTTAGGGCCCAGGGCTACAGAAGCGAGGATTCAGGAAGCATTAAGGGACAGACTGTCCTGTGGGATTGGGTGGGAGGCAGGAAGAGAAAGATTAGAGGATGGAGGGAACAGCTCAGGGCAGCTCTAGGGCTGAAGAGGAAGGCAGAAGAAACCGAAGAAACTTGCACAGaggggaaactgaagcttaacAGTAAGATTCTGAGGGAGAGGAATTGGAGGAACTGAAGAAGGAATGAGATGAATGGGAAGAAGTCATAGATTCATAGGTTCTGAGGACTTTGAGCTGAAGGAGACTCTTAAGGAACACAACCATCCCTGCATTTTACAGGAAATGCTAAGGGTTAGGGAATTGGGTGTGGGGTCAAGACCTCAAAGCAAATCACCAACTTTTGgagcctcggtttcttcatctgtacagaAAATTGGGTAAATGgctggtgtagtagatagagtgaAGAGTCTAGATTCAGGATGACCCATTTTATTGAGTTTAAATCTAGGTTTAGAccctttctagttgtgtgacccgggcaagtcacttaatcctgtttgcctcagtttcctcatctgaaaatgagttggagaaaatggtaaaccactaaagtaactttgccaagaaaatcccgaaTGAAGGGCATAATTAGACACGATTGATaaagactaaacaacaatagaaaattggaaataatattgaaagcTTAGGGATGAAAGGAACAGTGAAGGCTTTGAACTCTTTAAATTCCAATTttacttaaaacaaacaaacaaacaaaccagtattcttggggcagctaggtggctcagtgggtagagcaccagccctgaagtcaagaggacctgagttcaaatctaagctcagactagctgtgtgaccttgggcaagtcacttaacaattgcctcagcaaaaatcaaaaaacagtgttctttccactgcaccagaGAGAGGGTGAGACTTCAACCCTAGGGAACAGAGGTAGACTGCAAGAGAATCTGGAAATATAGGGGCTAGAGAATGCACATTTCTTCAGGGCAGGGACCCACGGAGTTTTTAGTCCTTAGTATTCCAAAGTGCCCAATTTAGTGCTCGATATATAGAAAGAGATTAATGAATCTTGGCTGAATGGAGTTGGAAAGAACTGGAGAGGAAGTACAGAGGAGGTGGGCTCTGGAAGGGAGGGAGCGGTGCAGCTGGACGCGAAGATGCATCAGAAGCGTGCTGGGGACCTGGAACCGGTGTTTAAGCCTCAGGCGTGCACCGTGCCTCCTTCTCCCTCCCgcctccccccactcccaccccccaccTGGACACTGTGCTCCGGCGGCTGCTGACACTAAGCGAGATGGATGGGTTCAAAAGCATAGGGACTGTCGCCTGGGGCAGCCCATCCTTCCAGTCCAATGTTGGGGGGCGGCGGTGAGGTGGGAGGCAGAGAGGGGGGTGGGGAACGGCACGGCACTGGGCCGGGTTGGAAGACAAGAAGGATGGGGAGATCCAGCAGGAGATATATAGCCCTGACCCGGACGAGAGGGGAGCAGGAGGGGAGCATGAGCAGCGGGGATAAGGTCGCTATGACTGAAGCATCTTCGGACCCAGGTAGGGAAGCCGTGGCGGCCAGTTACCAGCGCTTCGAGCCTCGCGCCTATCTCCGAAACAATTATGGACCCCCTCGAGGGGACTTGCGCCAACTGGACGGCGTGGGACCCTGGAAGCTGCGTTGTCTAGCCGAAACCTTCGCCACGGGTGAGCCCCCGGGGGAAACGGAGGCATGGCGAGGAGGGGCAGGGGAGTCGCAAACTGAAGCAGGTCTTATTGGAGAAAGGTGAGGATGTAACTGAGATGGCACGGACTAATAGagatggggggaaagggggagagacagagacagagacagagacagagagagagagagtcagagtgACAgatagaacagagagacagacagatagagggagagagagggagacagagtcagagaaacagagttacacagagagacagagacagagacagagacagagagagagacagagagacagatagaacagagagacagacagatagagggagagagagggagacagagacagagaaacagagttacacagagagacagagacagagacagagacagagagagagagagagagagtcagagtgACAgatagaacagagagacagacagatagagggagagagagggagacagagtcagagaaacagagttacacagagagacagagacagagacagagagagagacagagagacagatagaacagagagacagacagatagagggagagagagggagacagagacagagaaacagagttacacagagagacagagacagagacagagacagagagagagagacagagagacagatagaacagagagacagacagatagagggagagagagggagacagagacagagaaacagagttacacagagagacagagacagagacagagacagagacagagagagagagagagagagtcagagtgACAgatagaacagagagacagacagatagagggagagagagggagacagagtcagagaaacagagttacacagagagacagagacagagacagagagagagacagagagacagatagaacagagagacagacagatagagggagagagagggagacagagacagagaaacagagttacacagagagacagagacagagacagagacagagagagagtcagagtgACAgatagaacagagagacagacagatagagggagagagagggagacagagacagagaaacagagttacacagagagacagagacagagacagagacagagagagagtcagagtgACAgatagaacagagagacagacagatagagggagagagagggagacagagacagagaaacagagttacacagagagacagagagagacagagagagagacagagagacagatagaacagagagacagacagatagagggagagagagggagacagagacagagaaacagagttacacagagagacagagacagagagagagagagtcagagtgACAgatagaacagagagacagacagatagagggagagagagggagacagagtcagagaaacagagttacacagagagacagagagagacagagacagagagagagacagagagacagatagaacagagagacagacagatagagggagagagagggagacagagacagagaaacagagttacacagagagacagagacagagacagaacagagagatagacaggcagatagagggagagagagggagacagagacagagaaacagagttacacagagagacagagagagacagagagacagatagaacagagagacaggcagatagagggagagagagggagacagagacagagaaacagagttacacagagagacagagagagacagagagagagacagagagacagatagaacagagagacagacagatagagggagagagagggagacagagacagagaaacagagttacacagagagacagagacagagacagagagagagagagtcagagtgACAgatagaacagagagacagacagatagagggagagagagggagacagagtcagagaaacagagttacacagagagacagagagagacagagacagagagagagacagagagacagatagaacagagagacagacagatagagggagagagagggagacagagacagagaaacagagttacacagagagacagagacagagacagagacagagagagagtcagagtgACAgatagaacagagagacagacagatagagggagagagagggagacagagtcagagaaacagagttacacagagagacagagagagacagagacagagagagagacagagagacagatagaacagagagacagacagatagagggagagagagggagacagagacagagaaacagagttacacagagagacagagacagagacagagacagagagagagagagacagagagacagagagacagagagacagagagagacagagacagagagagagagagaaagagagagtgagagagagagatggagagagagaaagagagagagacagagagagagaaagagagagagagacagagacagaacagagagatagacaggcagatagagggagagagagggagacagagacagagaaacagagttacacagagagacagagacagagagagagagagagagagagagagagagagagagagagagagagagagagagacagagagagacacagagagagagagacagagagagagacagagagagagagagagagagagagagagagagagagagagagagagagagaaagagagagtgagagagagagatggagagagagagagagatggagagagagaaagagagagagacagagagagagaaagagagagagagacagagacagaacagagagagagacagagagacagatagaacagagagacaggcagatagagggagagagagggagacagagacagagaaacagagttacacagagagacagagacagagacagagagagagagagagagagagagagagagagagagagagacagagagacagagacagagagagacacacacagagagagagagagagagagagagagagagagagagagagagacagagacagagagacagagagagacacagagagagagagagagagagagagagagagagagagagagagagagagacagagacagagacagagagacagagacagagacagagacagagacagagagagagagagagagagagacacagagacagagagagacacagagagagagagacagagacagagagagagagagacagagagacagagagacagagagacagagagagacacagagagagagagacagagagagagagagagacagagacagaacagagagagacaggcagatagagggagagagacagagagagacacagagagagagagacagacagagagagacagaacagagagagacaggcagatagagggagagagacagagagagacacagagagagagagacagagagacagagagagacagaacagagagagacaggcagatagagggagagagacagagagagacagacagagagagagagacagagagagacagaacagagagatagacaggcagatagagggagagagggagaaagacagagggagagagacagagagaagatgggggatagggagagaaaaagaggcgAGATGAGAGGCAAAGACTgaaacagagatacacagagacaaatATATGAGATAGGGAGAGAACAAAAAGTCAGGGAGTAGAGAAGAAAGGGACAGATATGGCGCAGAGGTCTGCACAGGTGAAGAATGAAGTAGACAGAGGCTGAGGAGAGGGGAGGCTGTGACTAAAAAGGTGGCCCTTGGTCCCGTAGGTGAGGTGACTGGCCACAGCCTCATCGATATTGGCTCTGGCCCCACCGTGTACCAGCTGCTCAGTGCTTGTGCCCACTTTGAGGACATCACTATGACTGACTTCTTGGAGGTGAATCGCCAGGAGCTGGGGATCTGGCTGCGACAGGACCCTGATGCCTTTGACTGGAGCCTTTACAGTCAACACGTCTGCCTCATTGAGGGCAAAGGGTGAGTGAGACATCAGGGTGGGGTACACACGAGTGAGGAGCCTGAGACAGGAGGGGAGATGAGGAAAGGGCCAGAcgtgaagggaagggaagaagagaagcagaGAACAGGAGTAATCAGATATTTGTTGCAGTTACATGGGTGTAGCAAATAGACCTCCCTGAGAAACTGACCATGTGTGGTCACCGGGTGTGGAGATCTGCACAGAAATCTGGGCATAATAGGTCTGGAGAAAAGCCGGGCACCTCATGTGGAGAGATGGACATGAGCTGGAACCCAAGAAAGCTGAGCATGAACAATAAAGCCCATCACACAGGGGAAGACTAAGCGTCAGATCAGGATGGGCTGAGAGGAAGGAGCTTGCCCGTTTGCAACAAGCAGAGCTGGAATGTAGGCATCCGTAGAACCTACTGGGAGATGAAGGCACTGAGGAGTTTGAAGGGCTATATTCTATTGCTCTGGGTCCTCATCCCAGCCTTGTTTTCCTGCACAGAGAGTCCTGGCAGGAGAAGGAGCACCAGCTTCGTTCCAAAGTGAAGAGGATCCTGCCCATTGATGTGCACCAGCCCCAGCCGCTGGGTCCTGGAAGCCCAGCCCCTCTGCCCACCGATGCCCTGGTCTCAGCCTTCTGCTTGGAGGCAGTGAGCCCTGACCATGCCAGTTTCCAGAGGGCTCTGGACCACATCACGACCCTACTGAGACCCACTGGGCATCTTTTGCTCATCGGGGCCCTGGAGGAGTCCTGGTACCTGGCAGGGGAGGCTAAGCTGTCTGTGGTGCCCATTCAGGAAAGGGAAGTGAGAGAAGCCTTGAGTCGCAGTGGG
The Sminthopsis crassicaudata isolate SCR6 chromosome 4, ASM4859323v1, whole genome shotgun sequence genome window above contains:
- the PNMT gene encoding phenylethanolamine N-methyltransferase — its product is MSSGDKVAMTEASSDPGREAVAASYQRFEPRAYLRNNYGPPRGDLRQLDGVGPWKLRCLAETFATGEVTGHSLIDIGSGPTVYQLLSACAHFEDITMTDFLEVNRQELGIWLRQDPDAFDWSLYSQHVCLIEGKGESWQEKEHQLRSKVKRILPIDVHQPQPLGPGSPAPLPTDALVSAFCLEAVSPDHASFQRALDHITTLLRPTGHLLLIGALEESWYLAGEAKLSVVPIQEREVREALSRSGYQVRDFRTYAMPAYLQTGVDDVKGIFFVWAQKNVA